ACTTCCCTTAGAAATCATTTTATTCAAATAATTATAAAGATTGATTATAATATGTTTCTCCCTTTTTCTCATTTTTTATTCTTCTTTAATCCAAAATTTACCGGTAACTCTACAGTATATAATTTTATACCCTTCTTCTCGTAAACAGGCAATCATTCTTTTTGCAGTTCTTTTGCTAACTTCAAACTTACCGGAGATTTGTGATAATGAAAAACATCGTCCGTTTTGTATCATTTCCAACAGATAATCCAGTTTTTGTTTTCGTTCAATAAACTTCATTTTAATGGATCAATCCGAAAACTTGTGGGATTTTAAAGATATTATTGAAAACATTTAAGTTGAGTCAATCGCAAAAGCATCATTCAATAGAGTTTAAAAACTTAATAAACAGTTATTTAATGGATATTCATTTAAAAAAAATCTGAAATGATAAAATTTTTATTCAAGTCTTCCCCACAACTTTTTTGCTTGATCCATTTTAATTACCTTATTTTAAAAAGTTAATTAAGGACTTAAGATCCCCTTATTCATTCCAATAAAGTTTTGTGGAGTGCAAAATAGAGGGCATGTTCGGTAAAGATACGATTTTTTAAAAAATCGGATGTAACGCCTCAATCAATTCATGTAATTCTCCGGGGCACTCTGTGATATCTTTCCGTCTGAGAAATATGTTGATGCTGACTAAACTACGATGTAGAACTAACTAATTAACAATTTGATTGATGAAACAAACAAGAATAAAAAACATTCAAAAAAAACTCGAAATAATCCAACAAAACCGAATTTCTTTTAGTGTATATCAAATCTTTTAGTTTTAACAAAAATGCTAAGACCAGATAGAAACTAAAAGATTTAAAGATTTAAAAATGTACTAAGGGTTCCATATTACATCCCTTTTACCTTTCTCAAAAAAATACAGTTGAAAAGTCAGAAAGTTAGAAAGTTGAAAAGTGCAAAAGTCTATATTTTAAAATTGAGATCTTTAATACCAGCTTTTTGATATATGATAGATTTTATCTATGGTACCATAAGAGAAATCTGTTATAAAATACTCTCATCAACTTATTTTAAGAGCATTCTTAATCTGTTTCTTTCAAAAAACAAATCACTGAGCAAACTTTAACCTTGGAACTTTCTAACTTTAAACTACATTAAGACATTCGTTTTCCGATGAATTGTTTCCTAATCCGAGTTAAAAATAACACAGGATTACGTACCTTTGCTTTTTTCCAAAATTTTTCATGCCGGAAGAACACAACTATATAGAAGTTTTTGGAGCCAGAGCTCATAATTTAAAGAATATTGATGTAAAAATTCCGCGCGAAAAATTAGTAGTTATTACAGGTTTAAGCGGCAGTGGAAAATCTTCTTTGGCTTTTGATACCATTTATGCCGAAGGGCAGAGGCGGTATATTGAGACTTTTTCGGCATATGCGCGTCAATTTTTAGGAGGATTGGAACGCCCTGATGTCGATAAAATCGACGGGCTTTCTCCTGTCATTTCCATAGAGCAAAAAACAACTAATAAAAGTCCTCGTTCTACCGTAGGAACCATCACGGAAATCTATGATTTTTTACGTTTATTATATGCCAGAACTGCTGAGGCTTATTCGTATAACACCGGTGAAAAAATGGTCAGCTATTCCGATGAGCAAATCAAACAGTTGATTCTTTCTGAGTTTAAAGGTAAGAAAATTGCCATCTTAGCACCATTGGTAAAATCCAGAAAAGGGCATTATAGAGAGTTATTTGAGCAAATTTCCAAGCAAGGTTTCATCCGCGTTCGGGTAGACGGTGAAATTAAAGAAATAGAAAAAGGCATGCGTTTAGATCGCTATAAAATGCACGATATTGAAGTAGTCATTGATCGAATGAAAATGGATGAAAAAACATCGAAAAGGTTGGAGGACACCATTAAAACCGCATTATATACAGGAAATAATATTTTAATGGTAGTGGATATGGATGTTGCTGATAAACCCAGGTTTTTTAGCAGGGAATTAATGTGTCCAACAACCGGAATAGCATATCCGAACCCCGAACCTAACACTTTTTCATTCAATTCACCTAAAGGAGCATGCCCTAACTGCAATGGTTTGGGAATTACGAATGAAGTAGCTATTTCAAAAGTGATTCCCGATGATACTATTTCCATAAAAAATGGCGGTATTGCTCCTCTGGGAGAGCAAAAAAATAGTTGGATATTTAAACAGTTACAACTTATTGCGGAGCGATATCATTTCAAATTAAGCGAAGCTATTAGAGACATACCCGGGGAAGCTATGGATGTCATTTTGAACGGAGGTAATGAGAAGTTTACTATTCAGTCAAAAGCTGCAGGTGTGCATAGGAATTATGAAATAGATTTTGAAGGTATCATCTCATTTATTCACAATCAATTTAAGAATACCGAAAGTACCTCTATCAGACGTTGGGCAAAAAACTTTATGGATGAAATTTCCTGTGCCGTATGTGAAGGAAAGCGACTACAGAAAGAAAGCTTACATTTCAAAATTCTGGGGAAAGATATTTCACAATTAGCTCAGTTTGATATTCATGAATTAGCAGTTTGGTTTCAGAAAATAGATACCAAACTTTCGAAAAAACAAATGGCCATTGCTTCCGAAATTCTAAAAGAAATTCGTACCAGGGTTCAGTTTCTGTTAGATGTCGGCCTGGATTATTTGACTTTAGACAGAACTTCCAAATCTTTATCAGGCGGGGAAGCACAACGTATCCGTTTAGCTACACAAATAGGATCTCAATTGGTTGGTGTATTATATATTTTGGATGAACCAAGTATAGGCTTACACCAAAGAGACAATCAAAAGCTTATTCATTCCTTGATAAAATTAAGAGATATTGGAAACTCTGTCTTAGTAGTGGAACATGATCAGGACATGATTGAGCACGCTGATTTTGTATTAGACATTGGGCCCGGTGCCGGTAAGCATGGAGGAGAAATAGTGAGCGAAGGTACTTTTGACAATTTAAAAAAACAAAGCACCTTAACTGCTGATTACTTGACAAAAAAAAGGCAAATTCTCATTCCAAAAAAGCGAAGGGAAGGAAATGGGAAATGTATTGAACTCTCGGGAGCTACAGGAAATAATTTAAAAAATGTGTCGGTATCATTTCCTTTGGGAAAAATGATTTGTGTAACAGGCGTATCGGGAAGTGGAAAATCAACATTAATCAATGAGACACTATACCCTATTTTAAATGCACATATTTACAGAGGAGTCAAAAAGCCCATGCCTTATAAAAAAATATCCGGTATAACATCTATTGATAAAGTAATTGATATTGATCAATCTACTATTGGGAGGAGTCCACGCTCTAACCCGGCAACCTATACAGGCGTTTTTAGTGAAATACGAAGCTTGTTTGCCAAAACTCCGGAAGCAGCCATTAGGGGTTATAAACCCGGTCGTTTTTCTTTTAATGTAACGGGGGGCATATGCGAAACCTGCCAGGGAGGTGGAGTAAGAATTATTGAAATGAGCTTTTTACCGGACGTACATGTAGTGTGTGAAACATGCCAGGGGAAACGGTTTAATCGTGAAACATTGGAAATTCGTTATAAGGGAAAATCTATTTCCGATGTATTAGATATGACAATTGATGATGCGGTAGCTTTTTTTAAAAAACTTCCGAGAATATATAAAAAATTAAAAACCATACAAAATGTTGGTTTGGGTTATATTACATTGGGTCAGCAATCTACCACTTTATCAGGAGGCGAAGCGCAGAGGATTAAACTAGCTTCCGAGCTTTCCAAAAGAGATACGGGAAATACTTTTTATATTTTGGATGAACCTACCACAGGTCTTCACTTTGATGATATCAGAGTGTTAATGGAAGTATTAAATACATTGACCGACAAAGGAAACACCATTCTTATTATAGAACATAATTTGGATGTTATCAAATTGGCCGATCATATCATTGATATGGGTATGGAAGGCGGAAAAAAAGGAGGGCAGGTTTTGTGTACCGGTACTCCGGAAGAAATGATCAAACACAAAACCAGTTATACGGCAAAGTTCCTTAGAAAAGAACTAATTTAGTAATCATATAAACACTATGAAATATCATGATAAATGAAGACAGAAAAATAAGAGAAAAGTTACAGCAGAAAACGTGGAATGAAATTAAAACCAACGATTCCTGGGCCATTTTTAAAATCATGTCCGAATTTGTTGACGGTTATGAAAAATTAAGCAAAATAGGCCCCTGTGTTTCTATTTTTGGATCTGCAAGGACAAAAACCGAAGATAGCTATTATAAGCTGGCAGAAAAGATTGCGTATAAGTTAACGCAAAACGGTTACGGAGTCATTACCGGCGGAGGGCCCGGAATAATGGAAGCAGGAAATAAAGGAGCTTATAGAGGAAAGGGTACTTCCGTAGGTTTAAATATCGAATTACCTTTTGAACAACACGATAATCCCTGGATTGACAGTGATAAAAACCTGGAATTCGATTACTTCTTTGTTCGTAAAGTAATGTTTGTCAAATATTCGCAAGGATTTATTGTAATGCCCGGAGGTTTTGGAACCTTAGACGAGTTGTTTGAAGCAATCACCTTAATCCAGACCGATAAAATTGGCCGTTTTCCCATTATTTTAGTGGGCTCGGGTTTTTGGAGCGGACTCATTGACTGGATTAAAAATACACTACTTAGTAAAAGAAATATCAGTGATAAAGATTTAAAACTATTTAGAATTGTCGATACTGCTGACGAAGCGATAACACATCTGAATAAATTCTATGCTAAGTACAGCCTAAAACCCAATTTCTAAATATGTTCTTTTTAAAACCTGTACAGAAATCAATTATACTACAGTCAGTATTTGTTTGTGTACTTCAAATACAACAAATGTCTATCAATTTCTTATAAAAAATATGTGAAAAGCATTCTTAACATATTTAAAACAGGTAGCTTTTTTTTACTTTCTTTTGCTGTAAATGCACAAGAGAATAAAATAAACGTCAAAGCTTCATTAGATACTGAAAAAGATATTTTGAGAATACAGCAGTACATGGTATTCCATAATAAGACACAAACAAAATTAAACGAAATCTTTCTTCATAATTGGGCCAATAGTTATAAAAATAACAAAACAAGGCTGTCCAAACGTTTTATAGAAGACTATAAGAAGAATCTATATTTTGCCAAAGAAAAAGACAGAGGGTCTACAAAGATTTCAAACCTATCTGTCAATTATGAAGTAGCCGATTTTCAAGAGCTTACAGAGCAGATTGATGTCTTAAAAATAACATTAAAAAAAACCTTGTTGCCCAGAGATTCTATTATCATTACCGCTTCTTATGATATTAAAATTCCAAATGCAAAATTTACGGGATACGGAAAAACCGAAGGAGGATATCATCTTCGGTTTTGGTATCTGAATCCCGCTGTTTATGATGAAGAATGGAAGGTCATGAGCAATTTAAATATGGATGATCTGTACTCGGATATTTCAGATTTTCAAATTGAAATTGATATTCCGGACACCTATACATTGGAAAGTAATTTATATCAATACGTAACTCAAAAAGATAGTCTAAAAACCTATTTTTTAATTGGAAAAAAGAAAACCAATATCATTTTAAATATTGACAAGGAAGCAAATTTTAAATCCTTTAAAACAAAGGCTGTTCATGTAAAAACAGATATTGTTAATGAAAGCATCGATCATAAAACGGGAGTATCTATATTGGATAGGGCGCTATTATTTATTGAAAAGTACCTAGGAAAATACCCTCATAAAGAGTTATTTGTAGACAAAATTACTCAAAGAAAAAACCCGATATACGGATTGAATCAGTTGCCAAAATTTGTACGTCCGTTTTCCGATGTTTTTAAGTGGGATATTGCCATGTTTAAGGCTATCAGTAAAAAATATATAGAAAACACTTTATTGCTGAATACCAGAACCGATTACTGGCTGACAGACGGTATACAGTATTACCTGATGATGGAGTATGTAGAAAAATATTATCCGGAATTAAATTTACTGGGAAATCTTTCAAAGGTTTGGGGTATTCGCAGTTTTAATTTTTCCAAATTAAAATTCAATGACAAATACCCTTTTACGTATGAGTTTAGTGCCAGGAAGTTTTTAGATCAATCTCTTACTACCAGGGCAGACTCTCTCTCAAACTTCAATAGAAAAATAGTAAGCAAATACAAAGCCGGTTTGGGATTACGCTATTTGGAAGATTTTTTGGAGGAAAATGTAGTAAAAAATGCGATACAAGAATTTTATATCAACAATCACTTAAAAATCACTACCAATAATGCTTTCGCAAATATTGTTGCCGGCAAAACAAAAAAAGATATTCGTTGGTTTTTCGGAGATTATATTAAAACGAATAAAAAAATAGATTATACCATTAAAAAAGCAACCCCTGTTGGAGATTCAATTGATGTAACTATCAAAAACAAAAGAAATATTACGGCTCCAATTGCCTTATATGGAATCAAAAATAAAAAAGTAATCTTTAAAAAGTGGTATACAAATATTGATAGTATAAGAACGGTGAGAATTGCCAAAGGAAATTTTGATCGCTTATCATTAAATTATGAGAATACATATCCCGAGTATAATACCATAGACAATTCTAAAAACCTTAAAAAAGGCTTATTTAATAAGCCGCTTAAATTAACCTTCATAAAAGACATCAATGACCCGTATTATCATCAATTATTTTATCAACCTGATTTGAGATATAATTTATATGACGGGCTTTTAATAGGTTTAAAATTACATAATAGACCCATATTGACCAGAAACCTGGAATTTAGCCTTACACCGTCATACGGTACGGAAAGTAAATCATTAACAGGAACTTTTTTTACACGTTATTATCAATATTTTGAAGACACAAGTATCAATAAAATTCTTTATTCCGTAAGCGGAAGTCGCCTACACTATGCACGAGATCTGGCATATACATCTTTTAACCAAAGCATACAAGTTGAATTTAAAAGAAAAACATTGAGAGATGCCGGAGGGCGTTTTTTATCCGCCAGATTATTTAATGTGGACAAAGAAGTTGCTCCGGGCATAATCAAAACAGATCAGGACAAGTATAGTATTTTTACCTTGAGTTATTTTTATAACAGACCGGATATTATCAAAGGATTTCGATACATTCTAAGTACAGAGTTTGGAGGAAAGTTTTCCAAAGTATCTGCGGATATTCGCTACAGAAGTCTGACCGACAGAAATACACAACTTGATTTTAGAGTATATATCGGCGCATTTTTAAATAATAATACTAAGGGTAATTATTTTAGCTTTGGATTAGACAGGGCAAATGATTACTTATTCCAATTAAACTATATAGGGAGATCAGAAAATTCAGGTATTTTTAGCCAACAGTTTATTGCAACGGAAGGGGGATTTAAATCCGTACTCCCTGTAAGATTTGCTAATGAATATATGGTTTCTTTTAATTCTAATATAGGTCTATGGAGATGGCTGGAAATATATAATGATGTTGCTTTTCTAAAGAATCGAAACAATGCTATTTATTTTGCTTATGAAAATGGAATCCGGTTAAATTTTATTCATAATATTTTTGAGTTGTATTTTCCCTTGTACTCAAATAACGGCTGGGAGATAGGACAAGATGCGTATTCGAAGAAAATACGATTTGTACTGACCGTAAATCCAATAGCTATTTTTAACTTTATCAGAAGAGGTTTTTTATAAAGTTCGTATTCAATTAACTGTTTTTATGGTTTTTATTGAATTATATTCAATAATCTCATCAATTTTTAAATTTCAGAGACCTTTGCAGTGATATATTGCGTATTTGAATTGATTTGACTTCAAATTTCTTCCTTCTCGAAAATTTTATACCAAAATGAATATTAAAGTGGTCTAAAGATTGTGTGAGGAAAATTTCAAAATTCGAGTTAAAAAACACAGGCATAGCCTTAGTTACGCCGAGTATTTTTAGCGATGAAATTTGGAATTTTCATAGCAAGATTGGACTATTTTAGTATTCTTTTTGGTATTAAATCCTCAAAACCAACAGGTTATTCCGGTTGAAAATTTTCTTCGGGTGTCGAACTTTTTTGTCAAATCAATTCTGCAAAGATCTCTTTCATTTAAAAAAACTATCTTTGCAAGATATCATACCATTTATCAGACACACTATGTTGACTACTGCCGAGCCAAGTACCGAAGAGCTTTCTTTTAAAGATTTTAAAAACGAAGTTTTACGAGATTATAAGATTGCTCGTATCAGCAGAGAGTGCAGTTTGTTGGGTCGTAGAGAGGTTTTAACCGGTAAAGCCAAATTCGGAATTTTTGGAGACGGAAAAGAAGTTCCCCAATTGGCCTTGGCAAAAGCCTTTAAAAATGGTGATTTTAGATCGGGCTACTATAGAGATCAGACATTTATGATGGCAATAGGAGAATTAGATCCGCAACAGTTTTTTGCGGGTTTATATGCACATACTGATATCGATATAGAGCCTATGTCTGCCGGCCGTCAAATGGGAGGGCATTTTGCTACTCATAGCTTACATGAAGATGGGAACTGGAAAAATTTAACTGTTCAGAGAAATTCAAGTTCAGATATTTCTCCGACCGCTGCTCAAATGCCCAGACTTCTGGGATTGGCACAAGCTTCAAAAGTTTTTAGAAATGTAGATCTCTTAAAAAAAAACACTGATTTTTCTATTAATGGAAATGAAATAGCCTGGGGGACGATTGGGAATGCAAGCACAAGCGAAGGCCTGTTTTTTGAGACTATCAATGCAGCCGGTGTCATGCAGGTTCCAATGGTCATTAGTATTTGGGATGATGTATATGGAATCTCGGTACATGCAAAACACCAAACCACTAAAGAAAGTATTTCCGAAATCTTAAAAGGTTTTCAGAAAGAAAATAACACCAATGGTTATGAAATATTTGTGGTAAACGGGTGGGACTATGTGCAGTTAATCAATGTATATAATAAAGTGTCCAAAATAGCAAGAGAACAGCATGTTCCTGTTTTGATTCACGTTAAAGAGCTGACACAACCTCAAGGGCATTCTACCTCCGGATCTCACGAACGTTATAAAAGTTCCGAAAGATTACAATGGGAGCAAAATTTTGACTGTATCGCCAAAATGCGTCAATGGATTTTGGAATTTGAGTTAGAAAATAACCAGGGCGATGTTCTAAAATTTGTATCATCCGAAGAAGACTTAGTAGCCATCGAAAAAGAAGCTAAAAAAGAAGTAGCTATGGCAAAAAGAAATGCATGGAATGCTTTCCTGAATGAAATCAAATCAGACAGGAACACACTATCTGAATTAATTGATAAAATTGCTACAAAAAGTAGTAATGCTACCTCTATCTTAAAACTAAAAAATGACTTAAACGCTATTGTAGAACCCATTCGAAAAGACGTCCTCAGTACGGCCAGAAAAGTGATACGCTATATCAAAGATGAAAATTTTACAGAAAAAACAGCATTACAACATTTCATCAAATCCTATTTAAAGGATGCAGCGTTTAAATATTCATCTCATCTAATAAGTGAAACTGAAAAAAGTGCTTTACACATACCTGAAATAAAAGCCGAATATCCCGAAGAAGAAAATTTTACAGATGCCAGAATAATTATGCGTGATAATTTCGATGCACTTTTAAAAAAGTACTCTGAAGTACTAATCTTTGGAGAGGATGTAGGATATATTGGAGATGTAAACCAGGGTTTGGAAGGATTACAGAAAAAATACGGTAGATTTAGAGTTTTTGATACCGGAATTCGCGAAGCTACCATTATTGGGCAGGGAATCGGAATGGCCATGCGAGGCTTAAGGCCCATTGCGGAAATTCAATATTTAGACTATCTTATGTATGCATTACAAATCATAAGTGATGATTTGGCAACAGTACGTTACAGAACTTTCGGAAAACAAAAAGCACCCTTAATTATCAGAACTCGCGGGCATAGATTGGAGGGCATCTGGCATTCCGGATCTCCCATGGGGGGCATTATTCATAACGTCAGAGGCATTCATGTACTCGTACCAAGAAACATGACCAAAGCAGCGGGATTTTACAATACCTTACTACAATCAGACGACCCTGCATTGATCATAGAATGCTTAAACGGATACCGGTTAAAAGAACGATTACCTGTAAACTTAGGTGAATTTACAACACCCGTTGGAGTTGTGGAAACCATCAAAGAGGGAAAAGATATGACCATTATCTCTTATGGTTCTACTTTACGAATAGTAGAAGAAGCTACTAAAGATTTGGAGCAGGTAGACATTGATGTGGAAATCATTGACATACAAAGTTTATTACCTTTTGATATACAACATGATACTGTAAAATCCATCGAAAAAACAAATCGTTTATTAATAGTAGACGAAGACGTTCCCGGAGGGGCTTCGGCATATTTATTACAGGAAATTGTAGAAAAACAAAACGGATATCAATATCTGGACAGCAAACCTGCTACTCTAACGGCTAAAGCGCACAGGCCGGCATACGGAAGTGACGGTGATTATTTTTCCAAACCTTCCGCAGAAGATATCTTTGAAAAAGTATATGAAATGATGCATGAAACTGACCCGATTAAATTTAAGCATTTATATTAATACTGTTTCAAGTTAGAAAGTTTCAAGTTAGAAAGTTTCAAGTTCCAGGTTTGAGCATTGAGCAGATCTAAATAAGGTTGTTTTACATTTGTAACTTATCGTCATAAAATAACCATACTAATATCCTTATTAAGATATAGAAATCATCTTGAATTATCAAATTTAAGCAAGAATTAAAGATTTTGTGTCCGGGTGAAGACTTTTTTGAGTTGCATAGCAGGGCTACGGAACAAGAAAAAGACAAAATATGGGCGCAAAAGATAAATTTAAAGCAAATTTTCAGAACTTAAAATGAGTTCATAAGTTAAGTCACGGTATTTTCATAAAAATAATTTTCACTTATTTAATCTGGATTTGACGTGATTTTTGTAACAAAAATTAATCACATAGGATGTAATATCAAATTCAGTATGATAATTTGAGCCAAAAAAATGATGTTTTTTTCATCTAAAAATTTTTTATGAAAATGCCGTGTAAGTTAAATTATCAATTCTTTTAACTTCTTAATGGTGTAATCCAATTCTTCCTTAGTAGTATCTCTGCTAAAAGAAAAACGAATAGCTGTTTTGAGTTTATCTTCTTCATTTAACAATTCGTTTAAAACATGAGATCCTGCATGGCTTCCACTCTGACAGGCACTACCTCCGGAAACAGCTATTCCGTGTAAGTCCAAACTAAATAACAGCATATCATCTGTAAACGGGAAAAGTACATTTAAAATGGTACAACTGCTCTTGGTGATATTGCCTGAGCATCCGTTAAATGTTATATCGGGAGGCAGTGCTTTTAGTTCAGTTATAAAATATTGCTTTAAAGTATTCAGATATATTTCATCTTTTTTCATGGAATCACAAGATAGTTCCAGTGCTTTTTCCATACCTGCAATAGCATGTACATTTTCCGTACCGGATCTTACTCCTTTTTCCTGATTCCCTCCATGCAATATTGGCTTTATGCCATATCCTTTTTTAAAATAAGCAAAACCAACTCCTTTTGGACCGTTAAATTTATGAGCACTGGCAGCAATAAAATCCACAGGTGTTTTTTGCAAATCAATAGCATAATGACCTATTGCCTGTACTGTGTCCGAATGAAACAATGCTTTGTATTTTTGACATAATGCAGCTACTTTATTTATAGGTAATACATTTCCTATTTCATTATTTATATATAACAGGCTTACCATGGTTTTTTTACCTGAAGTTTTTAGTTTCTCTTCCAAATCTTCCAAATGAATACTACCATCAGCGTGTATATCGATATATTCAACAATAATTCCAAATTCTTTTTTTAAGAACAGTACCGTATGTAAAACCGCATGGTGCTCAATTTTAGAAGTAACGATTCGCTGTACATCCAAATTAGTAACAGCATTGTGTAAAATCAGATTATCTGCTTCCGTTCCTCCGGCAGTAAAAATAATTTCACCGGCCGTTACATTAAAATGACTTGCTATATTTTTTCTTGCTACTTCTACTACAGCTCTTGCTTTTCTGCCAAATTGGTGTGTGGAGGAAGGGTTGCCGAAAACAATTTGCATTGATTCGGTCATTACCTTAATAACTTCCTTGTTTACAGGTGTTGTCGCAGCATTATCCAAATATACTTTTAACATAAAGCAAAGGTAAACATTATATAAATTATGAATTTTAAATTTATGATTATGAATTTTTACTTCTTCAATACCAACTGCTTACATTTAATTTTTGTGAAATTAACTTTAGGTCCATTATAATTTACGAGCTTGTACATTGAACTCGTTTAGACTTTTGAATTTGCTAAAAAATTGCTGTTTTCTGTTCTGTTTTTGTCTTTTTTTCCTTCCGTAGCAATGCTATGCAACTCAAAAAAGCTTTCAACAGAGCTAAAAACTTCTAATTTTCACTTAAACCCAAAAAGTCTAAACGAGTTCATTGACAGATAACTACCTCAGTAGCTCCCCATCCGTATTTTTGATAAGAAGCATCATCATATGTTACGGGATATTTATCCAGTAAGTGCCTCAATTCGGTTTTAAGAACTCTCTCTCCTACTCCATGAATAAAAATAATTTTAGAAACTTTTTTTCGTATGGCGCTATCTAATTTGGCTTTGGCAGTGTTTAGCTGAAACATGAGCATATCAAAATTATCCATTCGTTGAGTTGTTTTTTTTAATTGATGCATGTGCAAATCAACTTCTATAACGGTTTGAGACTTTACTGCTTTAAGAGTATTTTTTTTGATGGTATGGTTGTCTTTATCAGACAGAAAAGTGCTATCGTTATCATTAAATTTTGATAACTCGTATCGGTTTCTCCGAATGCTTATTAATTCGGAAGCATTATAAAAATAGGTCATGCCATCCAAACCTTTGATTTCAACAGTATTTTTATCAATAGCCATAACGGTACCTTTTAAGGTATCATCTAAAACAGCAACTGTATCGCCAATTTTAAAGTGCATTTAACTTTTATTTAATTTTAGATTAATAATTTAATACCATTTATCACTTGAAATTATCGTAAAAGAAAATGCTCTTTTTTCCTTTCTTGTTCGCCATAAAAAGAAACCGTAACGAAAGCTATACTTTATTTTTCTGACTCCAATAAAGAAAAAAATCATCATTTTCTTTTACGATAATTTCAAATAATAACTGGTATAATACACTACTTTACAGTATTTTCGCTACAAAAATAATAATAATGATAACAGTTGAACCGCCCCATACAAAAGAATTCTTTGAAAGGTCTTTTGAAAGTGCTAAAATAACTGAAGATAGAAAAAGCAGTTTAATGCAAATAGCTGAAGTTGTTATTAATAGATATAAGATTGATAAAACCGTAAACTTGAATTTTATCTGCACATATAATTCCAGAAGAAGTCAGTTTGGCCAAGCCTGGAGTTATTTTGCATCTCATTATTTTAATGTAAACATCCATTCT
This window of the Flavobacteriaceae bacterium genome carries:
- a CDS encoding transketolase; translation: MLTTAEPSTEELSFKDFKNEVLRDYKIARISRECSLLGRREVLTGKAKFGIFGDGKEVPQLALAKAFKNGDFRSGYYRDQTFMMAIGELDPQQFFAGLYAHTDIDIEPMSAGRQMGGHFATHSLHEDGNWKNLTVQRNSSSDISPTAAQMPRLLGLAQASKVFRNVDLLKKNTDFSINGNEIAWGTIGNASTSEGLFFETINAAGVMQVPMVISIWDDVYGISVHAKHQTTKESISEILKGFQKENNTNGYEIFVVNGWDYVQLINVYNKVSKIAREQHVPVLIHVKELTQPQGHSTSGSHERYKSSERLQWEQNFDCIAKMRQWILEFELENNQGDVLKFVSSEEDLVAIEKEAKKEVAMAKRNAWNAFLNEIKSDRNTLSELIDKIATKSSNATSILKLKNDLNAIVEPIRKDVLSTARKVIRYIKDENFTEKTALQHFIKSYLKDAAFKYSSHLISETEKSALHIPEIKAEYPEEENFTDARIIMRDNFDALLKKYSEVLIFGEDVGYIGDVNQGLEGLQKKYGRFRVFDTGIREATIIGQGIGMAMRGLRPIAEIQYLDYLMYALQIISDDLATVRYRTFGKQKAPLIIRTRGHRLEGIWHSGSPMGGIIHNVRGIHVLVPRNMTKAAGFYNTLLQSDDPALIIECLNGYRLKERLPVNLGEFTTPVGVVETIKEGKDMTIISYGSTLRIVEEATKDLEQVDIDVEIIDIQSLLPFDIQHDTVKSIEKTNRLLIVDEDVPGGASAYLLQEIVEKQNGYQYLDSKPATLTAKAHRPAYGSDGDYFSKPSAEDIFEKVYEMMHETDPIKFKHLY
- a CDS encoding aminotransferase class V-fold PLP-dependent enzyme yields the protein MLKVYLDNAATTPVNKEVIKVMTESMQIVFGNPSSTHQFGRKARAVVEVARKNIASHFNVTAGEIIFTAGGTEADNLILHNAVTNLDVQRIVTSKIEHHAVLHTVLFLKKEFGIIVEYIDIHADGSIHLEDLEEKLKTSGKKTMVSLLYINNEIGNVLPINKVAALCQKYKALFHSDTVQAIGHYAIDLQKTPVDFIAASAHKFNGPKGVGFAYFKKGYGIKPILHGGNQEKGVRSGTENVHAIAGMEKALELSCDSMKKDEIYLNTLKQYFITELKALPPDITFNGCSGNITKSSCTILNVLFPFTDDMLLFSLDLHGIAVSGGSACQSGSHAGSHVLNELLNEEDKLKTAIRFSFSRDTTKEELDYTIKKLKELII
- a CDS encoding DNA mismatch repair protein MutS, with translation MHFKIGDTVAVLDDTLKGTVMAIDKNTVEIKGLDGMTYFYNASELISIRRNRYELSKFNDNDSTFLSDKDNHTIKKNTLKAVKSQTVIEVDLHMHQLKKTTQRMDNFDMLMFQLNTAKAKLDSAIRKKVSKIIFIHGVGERVLKTELRHLLDKYPVTYDDASYQKYGWGATEVVICQ